AAGGATTGGAATTCCTCGATCTCTCCTACAATGAGTTATCAAGCACGATACCCGAGTCCTTGGAAGCACTTgcatttttacaaattttgaaCTTGTCCTTTAATAAGCTATCGGGAGAGATTCCTAATGGCGGGCTCTTTGGAAATTTCTCGGCTCTCTCTTTCATTGGAAATGAAGCACTTTGTGGAAATGCAATTTTTCAAGTCCCACGTTGCAAAGTAAATGGAATGAAATCATCAAGGGACAAGCGGCTCCATAAACTATACATTATTGTGCCAATTGTATCAGCTATACTTTTAGTCCTCGTCATTTGCTTGCTTAGAAAGCGTGGGAATACCAATGAAAAAGCTTCAGTTTCGATGGAGAACTTGCCTAGAATTGACCACCCGATGATATCATATCGAGAGCTTTGCTTGGCTACTAACAACTTCAGCGAAAGCAATTTGCTCGGAGTAGGAAGCTTTGGCTTTGTATATAAAGGGACTTTGGCCAATGGGACAGACATCGCAGTCAAAGTACTAAATCTCTATATCAAAGGTGCTCTAAAAAGTTTTGATGCAGAATGCAACGCTTTCCGTATGATCCGACACCGCAATCTCGTCAAGGTGATCAGCACCTGCACGAACGCCAATCTGAGAGCTTTGGTGCTGCAATACGTGCCTTGTGGGAGCTTGGAGAAGTGGCTGTACTCCAACAACTACAACTTGGATCTCCATCGTAAGTGAAGATAATGGTCGACGTCGCAATGCTGATTGAGTATCTCCACTATGGCCAACCAGAACCCATTGTGCACTGTGATCTGAAGCCTAGCAATATTCTTCTAAATTAGGACCTAGTGGCACAAGTCTGCGACTTTGGAATTGCCAAGATTTTGGCTAAGAACAAGCTTGAAACACAAACTCGAACTCTCGGCACGATTGGTTACATTGCTCCAGGTACATTTGTCGAATATTAGCTAATTCAAGCCTTTGATTGCCAATATAATGGTATAATGTAATAGATATATATTAGCACTCGTATGCCTCTTGATCTTATTACTTATGTCCCAAAAAGAAATAGATCAATCACCAATGTTCTTATGTCACAAATTATGATGTGCAGAGTATGGTTCAGTTTGAAAAGTCTCAACAAAGGGAGATGTCTATAGCTTCGGCATATTGTTGTTGGAAGTGATTACTGGGAAGAAGCCAAccagtgaaatgttcaatgcaGATATAAGCTTGAAGCAATGGGTAGGTGCAGCAATTCCAGAGAGAGTGCTTGACATTGTGGATAGCAAAATCCTTTGCACGAAACATGAAGATCCGACACTTTCGAAATTCAATAGCATCGTCTTATTGATACTAGAGTTAGGACTAGAATGTTCAAAGGACTTGCCCGAGGAAAGAATGGATGTGAAAGCTGTTGTGGTTAAGCTCAACAAGATCAAGTTGTCACTTCCTTGACAAGAAAACAAGGCCGAGAGCAGCTTAGAGAATTTGAACAtagcattttcatattttgtactCAGTAATTTCATTTCTATTGCATTGTGTGTACGATTCTGCAAGATAGTTCCTAATCTTCTTTTAAGCTTTTTGAATAAGAGGAAAACAATTCCAAATGCGATTAGATTTGCAATCGAGTCTAACTCATGTCCAACTTCAGAAGGTGTAGCAGCTGCCATGTTCTCTACGTAAAAAGTGTGTTTAAGAGTTGGTAGATTTGCTAGTGACGAACATTGTTTCCTTGAAGGTCGACATCTTCTTGCGTCATGCCAGGCATAGCCCATGAGCCTTGCAAGTCAAGTTGGGCAGGGCCGGGCCTTTTCGATTCGCATGCCAAGCCTTGGCCTGGTACCTATTTGGGCCAATTTTGATCCCTTttctgttttaaaattttccttttaattttacaaaaaatactTATAATTtgctttaatccaacaaaagattattttaacttttccaTATTGAAATCGTAAAGCGAAATCAGACTAAGTGGAACATGCAATAGCTTGGcgttaaaaaaagtaaatatagTTATCATGCCCACATTACACGCCTATACGGTCATCTTCATTCCCTATGCAACGTCATGATGGATAGTAATAAGACTATCCTTTCAATTGCAcggagaaataaaaaagttgaaagtCATTTTTTGATTGTTATAATTCTTTTCCAAGAGGCAAACATCAAGTAATATCTTCTTATTCTTTCAATGATTAAAACAAACATTTATTCAAGGGCACTATAGAAATGATGAAATATAATAGGCATTTTCTTTGTCTATTATCTCTTTCTTTGGCCTGTTTTCCATTGTTCTCTCTCAagtttaattatattaaaatattaaagtaatACATAACTGAGGgctaaacaaaaatcaaaaagtgaGATAAACCCATTTTTGACTTAAATATGTAGATGAAGCGCATTTTTGTTTTGATcggcttaaaaaaaaaaaaaaactttatacaatacaaagagagaaaattactaaaaagtcataaaactattgcaattgtgtcaattcagtcataaatctttttttttttttgtcaattaagtcataaacctttttgtaattatgctaattcagttcatttggccaaaattgaccggccAGCACCGACGTGGCTGCCGgcgacaattttttaataatatttt
This genomic stretch from Eucalyptus grandis isolate ANBG69807.140 chromosome 3, ASM1654582v1, whole genome shotgun sequence harbors:
- the LOC120292055 gene encoding probable LRR receptor-like serine/threonine-protein kinase At3g47570, whose product is MGFLKRLTWLELSNNALDCNIPSSIGGLERLQRLYLDNNVLEGLIPNEICNLTGLGELLLQQNRISGSIPNCIENLSSLQKFLIRSNNMTSVIPVSLWGLQELIFLNLSHNSFNGGLLLEIGKMRAIESIDVSWNRLIGAIPRLEFLDLSYNELSSTIPESLEALAFLQILNLSFNKLSGEIPNGGLFGNFSALSFIGNEALCGNAIFQVPRCKVNGMKSSRDKRLHKLYIIVPIVSAILLVLVICLLRKRGNTNEKASVSMENLPRIDHPMISYRELCLATNNFSESNLLGVGSFGFVYKGTLANGTDIAVKVLNLYIKGALKSFDAECNAFRMIRHRNLVKVISTCTNANLRALVLQYVPCGSLEKWLYSNNYNLDLHRK